One genomic region from Streptomyces sp. NBC_01304 encodes:
- a CDS encoding serine/threonine-protein kinase — translation MAGETPEQGEGRIISGRYRLLRKLGSGGMGRVWLAYDSELACEVSMKEIMLPDVPMDASEPAQRIARARSEARHAARLRGHPHVATVHDVVLHEGLPWIVMEYVAEATDLQQMVRRSGPLPPTEVGRIGLAVLDALTAGHRIGILHRDVKPANILLAPEASGNPYGRVLLTDYGIALQPESNEPRLTATAGILGTPGYLAPERARGEPPTPTADLFSLGATLYYAVEGHGPFDRNDDFGTLTALLQEPPAQPLRAGELWLVLQGLLNKDPVLRSSPETAKQGLTRWGQQPPAGTFGPPPAGAQAGGGGTPQTPGGPAAGTPQTPGTPGLVGGGGYGAYGSYGAYGSTPNSPSAPGTPNTPGTPHTPGGPQTPHPEPTPWSAPMPGSGTPSDGPRATPEGGRQGGQQGGGQYGYPAGAQQGGGSPYGQSPYGQWNPNPNPNPNLNLNPNPNPYGSGSQPQYGAPTPPGGDGRGRKMSRGLVIALVIAVVVALGGAGWGAWATFGKDDGKPKTLPSAGPSKSKSSQSPSPTGPVLPYGEQVGLEKRLEAGDCVNVVWPGTEFKSVPSVGTVGCDEGPEGQVMALESAQDHEAARRDGPARCEQQLKSIAEALPDGDIYAVVPSKEGFTAAGGATACLVLGRHAAIGGEVGRFRDAGINLTVSQMMVGDCWNYLEDKDNKDYYYAPMTDCTNQHDYQVIGAVEAPKGMKYEKGVANSHKICGNRYESSWAPGAERWVLGWPPGEADWAKGMNTVVCTVSRSDGSKLTGKIDEPGTS, via the coding sequence ATGGCGGGGGAAACTCCGGAACAGGGCGAGGGCAGGATCATCAGCGGCCGCTACCGGCTGCTGCGCAAGCTCGGCTCCGGCGGAATGGGCCGGGTCTGGCTCGCGTACGACAGCGAACTGGCCTGCGAGGTCTCCATGAAGGAGATCATGCTGCCGGACGTGCCCATGGACGCGAGCGAGCCCGCCCAGCGCATCGCGCGCGCCCGCAGCGAGGCCCGGCACGCGGCGCGGCTGCGCGGGCATCCGCACGTCGCGACCGTGCACGACGTGGTGCTGCACGAGGGACTGCCGTGGATCGTCATGGAGTACGTCGCCGAAGCGACCGATCTCCAGCAAATGGTGCGGCGGTCCGGTCCGCTGCCGCCCACCGAGGTCGGCCGGATCGGCCTCGCCGTCCTGGACGCGCTCACCGCGGGCCATCGCATCGGCATCCTGCACCGGGACGTGAAACCGGCCAACATCCTTCTGGCGCCCGAGGCTTCGGGCAATCCGTACGGCCGCGTCCTGCTCACCGACTACGGCATCGCGCTGCAGCCCGAGTCCAACGAGCCCCGGCTCACCGCGACCGCCGGGATCCTCGGCACGCCCGGCTATCTGGCGCCCGAGCGGGCCCGGGGCGAGCCGCCGACGCCGACCGCGGACCTGTTCTCGCTCGGCGCCACGCTCTACTACGCGGTCGAGGGGCACGGCCCGTTCGACCGCAACGACGACTTCGGCACGCTCACCGCGCTGCTCCAGGAGCCGCCGGCCCAGCCGTTACGCGCGGGCGAGCTCTGGCTCGTACTGCAGGGGCTGCTGAACAAGGACCCGGTGCTGCGCTCCTCGCCGGAGACGGCCAAGCAGGGTCTGACGCGGTGGGGGCAGCAGCCGCCCGCCGGGACCTTCGGGCCGCCGCCCGCGGGGGCGCAGGCGGGCGGCGGCGGTACGCCGCAGACGCCGGGCGGGCCCGCAGCGGGGACTCCGCAGACGCCCGGGACGCCGGGGCTGGTGGGCGGCGGGGGGTATGGGGCGTACGGGTCGTACGGGGCGTACGGGAGCACGCCCAACTCGCCCAGTGCACCCGGCACACCCAACACGCCGGGCACGCCGCACACGCCCGGTGGGCCGCAGACCCCGCATCCCGAGCCGACTCCCTGGTCGGCGCCGATGCCCGGTTCCGGGACGCCTTCCGATGGGCCTCGGGCGACGCCCGAGGGAGGCCGCCAGGGCGGTCAGCAGGGCGGGGGCCAGTACGGGTACCCGGCGGGGGCCCAGCAAGGTGGTGGGTCGCCGTACGGGCAGTCTCCGTACGGACAGTGGAACCCGAACCCGAACCCGAACCCGAACCTCAACCTCAACCCCAACCCCAACCCGTACGGCTCGGGCAGTCAGCCGCAGTACGGCGCCCCGACACCGCCCGGCGGTGACGGACGGGGCCGCAAGATGTCCCGCGGCCTGGTCATCGCGCTCGTGATCGCCGTCGTCGTCGCGCTCGGCGGCGCCGGGTGGGGGGCCTGGGCGACGTTCGGGAAGGACGACGGGAAGCCGAAGACGCTGCCCTCGGCGGGCCCGTCCAAGTCGAAGTCCTCCCAGTCGCCCTCGCCGACCGGACCCGTGCTGCCGTACGGCGAACAGGTCGGGCTCGAGAAGCGGTTGGAGGCGGGTGACTGCGTCAACGTGGTCTGGCCCGGCACCGAGTTCAAGTCGGTGCCCAGCGTCGGCACGGTGGGCTGCGACGAGGGACCGGAGGGCCAGGTCATGGCCCTGGAGTCGGCGCAGGACCACGAGGCGGCCCGCAGGGACGGCCCGGCCCGCTGCGAGCAGCAGCTCAAGTCCATCGCCGAGGCCCTGCCGGACGGCGACATCTACGCCGTCGTCCCCAGCAAGGAAGGGTTCACGGCGGCCGGCGGTGCCACCGCCTGTCTGGTGCTCGGCAGGCACGCGGCCATCGGCGGCGAGGTGGGCCGCTTCCGGGACGCCGGGATCAATCTGACCGTCTCCCAGATGATGGTCGGCGACTGCTGGAACTACCTCGAGGACAAGGACAACAAGGACTACTACTACGCACCGATGACCGACTGCACCAACCAGCACGACTACCAAGTGATCGGGGCGGTCGAGGCGCCGAAGGGCATGAAGTACGAGAAGGGCGTCGCGAACTCGCACAAGATCTGCGGCAACAGGTACGAGAGCAGTTGGGCTCCCGGCGCCGAACGGTGGGTGCTCGGCTGGCCCCCCGGCGAAGCGGACTGGGCGAAGGGCATGAACACCGTGGTCTGCACGGTGTCCCGCTCCGACGGCAGCAAGCTGACCGGCAAGATCGACGAGCCCGGCACCTCCTGA
- a CDS encoding DEAD/DEAH box helicase — translation MAFNHLPAGVHDALGPLSVLPVTHSALMAKNHRSDRPPATASVRPSPRMVLDRLSAGESRASRITHTEHLPPREGRHAVWPDRIRSEVIAAVQDAGIEHPWAHQALAAEHALDGQSVVVATGTASGKSLAYLMPVLSTLLDGSEAPNGRGATALYLAPTKALAADQRRSVKHLAGPLGNAIRPAVYDGDTPVEEREWVRQYANYVLTNPDMLHRGILPSHPRWSSFLRALRYVVIDECHTYRGVFGSHVAQIIRRLRRLCARYGSDPVFLLASATAADPSVAAGRLTGLPVKEVADDASPRGEMVFALWEPPLTELHGEKGAPVRRTATAETADLLTDLTVQGVRSVAFVRSRRGAELISVIAQERLAEVDRSLVKRVAAYRGGYLPGERRALERALHSGELLGLAATTALELGIDISGLDAVVIAGYPGTRASLWQQAGRAGRSGQGALAILVARDDPLDTFLVHHPEALFQQPVESTVLDPDNPYVLAPHLCAAAAELPLTDEDMMLFGPAAEELLPQLEAAKLLRRRTKAWHWTRRERAADLADIRGEGGSPIQVVESGTGTLLGTVDAGSAHTAVHTGAVHLHQGRTYLVKDLDLADSVALVEEANPPYSTTARDTTAISVLETDVEVPWGQGRLCYGSVEVTNQVVSFLRRRLITGEVLGESKLDLPPRTLRTRAVWWTVTEDQLDAARINPEILGGALHAAEHASIGMLPLFATCDRWDIGGVSIPLHPDTLLPTVFVYDGHPGGAGFAERAFHTARSWLTATRQAIASCECEAGCPSCIQSPKCGNGNDPLHKRGAVRLLTELLKGAPDTAG, via the coding sequence ATGGCATTCAATCACTTACCGGCAGGCGTGCACGACGCCTTGGGACCATTGTCCGTCCTGCCAGTGACACACTCGGCGTTGATGGCCAAGAATCACCGATCCGATCGACCCCCGGCGACCGCTTCTGTCCGCCCGTCGCCGCGCATGGTCCTGGACCGGCTTTCCGCAGGGGAGAGCCGGGCTTCGCGCATCACTCATACGGAGCACTTGCCCCCGCGGGAGGGCCGTCATGCCGTCTGGCCTGATCGAATTCGATCGGAAGTGATCGCGGCGGTCCAGGATGCCGGAATCGAGCACCCCTGGGCCCATCAGGCACTCGCGGCCGAGCACGCCCTGGACGGACAGTCCGTGGTCGTGGCCACCGGCACGGCCTCCGGGAAGTCCCTGGCGTATCTGATGCCGGTGCTCTCCACGCTCCTCGACGGCTCCGAGGCGCCGAACGGCCGCGGCGCCACCGCCCTCTACCTGGCCCCCACCAAGGCCCTGGCCGCCGACCAGCGCCGCTCCGTGAAGCACCTCGCCGGGCCGCTCGGAAACGCCATCAGACCGGCGGTCTACGACGGGGACACCCCGGTCGAGGAACGCGAGTGGGTACGCCAGTACGCCAACTACGTCCTGACCAATCCCGACATGCTGCACCGCGGGATATTGCCCTCCCACCCCCGCTGGTCCTCCTTCCTGCGCGCCCTGCGCTATGTCGTCATCGACGAGTGCCACACCTACCGCGGCGTCTTCGGCTCGCACGTCGCCCAGATCATCCGCCGCCTGCGCCGCCTCTGCGCGCGCTACGGTTCCGATCCGGTGTTCCTGCTGGCGTCCGCCACGGCGGCCGACCCCTCCGTCGCGGCCGGCCGGCTGACGGGCCTCCCGGTGAAGGAGGTCGCCGACGACGCCTCGCCGCGCGGCGAGATGGTCTTCGCCCTCTGGGAGCCGCCGCTCACCGAACTGCACGGCGAGAAGGGCGCCCCGGTCCGTCGCACGGCCACCGCCGAGACCGCCGACCTGCTCACCGACCTGACCGTGCAGGGCGTGCGCTCGGTCGCCTTCGTACGTTCCCGCCGCGGCGCCGAACTGATCTCGGTCATCGCCCAGGAACGGCTCGCCGAGGTCGACCGCTCGCTGGTCAAGCGGGTCGCCGCCTACCGGGGCGGCTACCTCCCCGGCGAACGCCGCGCCCTGGAACGCGCCCTGCACTCCGGCGAGCTCCTCGGCCTCGCCGCCACCACCGCCCTCGAACTCGGCATCGACATCTCGGGCCTGGACGCCGTCGTCATCGCCGGCTACCCGGGGACCCGGGCCTCGCTGTGGCAGCAGGCGGGCCGGGCCGGACGGTCCGGGCAGGGCGCCCTCGCGATCCTGGTGGCCCGGGACGACCCGCTGGACACCTTCCTCGTCCACCACCCCGAGGCCCTGTTCCAGCAGCCGGTCGAATCGACCGTCCTCGACCCCGACAACCCGTACGTCCTGGCCCCGCACCTGTGCGCCGCCGCGGCCGAACTCCCTTTGACGGACGAGGACATGATGCTCTTCGGTCCGGCCGCCGAGGAGCTGCTCCCGCAGCTGGAGGCCGCGAAGCTGCTGCGCCGGCGCACCAAGGCCTGGCACTGGACCCGCCGAGAGCGCGCCGCCGACCTGGCCGACATCCGGGGCGAGGGCGGCAGCCCGATCCAGGTCGTCGAGTCCGGCACCGGCACGCTGCTCGGCACGGTCGACGCCGGCTCGGCCCACACGGCCGTGCACACCGGCGCCGTCCACCTCCACCAGGGCCGTACGTACCTGGTGAAGGACCTGGACCTGGCCGACTCGGTCGCCCTGGTCGAGGAGGCCAACCCGCCGTACTCCACGACCGCCCGGGACACCACGGCCATCTCCGTCCTGGAGACGGACGTCGAAGTCCCCTGGGGCCAGGGCAGGTTGTGTTACGGCTCGGTCGAAGTCACCAACCAGGTCGTCTCCTTCCTGCGCCGCCGCCTCATCACCGGCGAAGTGCTCGGCGAATCCAAGCTCGACCTCCCTCCTCGTACGCTGCGCACCCGCGCGGTGTGGTGGACGGTCACCGAGGACCAGCTGGACGCGGCCCGGATCAACCCGGAGATCCTCGGCGGCGCCCTGCACGCCGCCGAGCACGCCTCCATCGGGATGCTGCCGCTCTTCGCCACCTGCGACCGCTGGGACATCGGCGGGGTCTCCATCCCGCTCCACCCGGACACATTGCTGCCGACGGTCTTCGTGTACGACGGCCACCCGGGCGGCGCGGGCTTCGCGGAGCGCGCCTTCCACACGGCCCGCTCCTGGCTGACCGCCACCCGCCAGGCCATCGCGTCCTGCGAGTGCGAGGCGGGCTGCCCGTCCTGCATCCAGTCCCCCAAGTGCGGCAACGGCAACGACCCGTTGCACAAACGGGGGGCGGTCCGGCTGCTCACGGAGTTGCTGAAGGGGGCACCGGACACGGCAGGTTGA
- a CDS encoding small secreted protein yields the protein MNKKLAAALSGGAVLVLAMSTTGCSSDDGNKKLDDWAKSLCGQIQPQLEKSVKAQQTIVSTAADGKPEEIQKADSAAFQAIADADKAIAGALEKAGPPPVDNGKKIQQDAIKDLNEAAKSYEALKKTVDDLDAKDSSPEGLKEFSKGLQKVADDLGKIQKDGDGALKSLLNGEVGDAISKQDDCKADASPKPSKA from the coding sequence GTGAACAAGAAGCTTGCAGCCGCACTGTCCGGCGGTGCGGTACTGGTACTGGCGATGTCGACGACAGGGTGCAGCAGCGACGACGGCAACAAGAAGCTCGACGACTGGGCGAAGTCGTTGTGCGGCCAGATCCAGCCGCAGCTCGAGAAGAGCGTCAAGGCACAGCAGACCATCGTCTCGACGGCCGCGGACGGCAAGCCGGAGGAGATCCAGAAGGCGGACTCGGCGGCGTTCCAGGCCATCGCCGACGCCGACAAGGCCATCGCGGGAGCCCTGGAGAAGGCGGGCCCGCCGCCGGTCGACAACGGCAAGAAGATCCAGCAGGACGCCATCAAGGACCTCAACGAGGCCGCCAAGTCGTACGAGGCCCTGAAGAAGACGGTCGACGACCTGGACGCCAAGGACTCCTCGCCCGAGGGTCTGAAGGAGTTCTCGAAGGGTCTGCAGAAGGTCGCGGACGACCTCGGCAAGATCCAGAAGGACGGGGACGGCGCGCTGAAGTCCCTCCTGAACGGCGAGGTCGGCGACGCGATCTCCAAGCAGGACGACTGCAAGGCGGACGCCTCACCGAAGCCGTCGAAGGCCTAG
- a CDS encoding TadE family type IV pilus minor pilin, translated as MSSSDRGGDRSCRRGDGGYVTAEAAVVIPALVLLGVALLWALMTASAQIRCVDAARAGARAAARQEEPRAVVAAAEQAAPGGARVAVRREGDLVRVSVSAGSPGPGGLSLDLGAEAVALAEDSVGVER; from the coding sequence GTGTCCAGTTCTGACCGGGGCGGCGACCGTTCCTGTCGCCGGGGTGACGGTGGCTATGTGACGGCGGAGGCGGCCGTGGTGATACCCGCGCTCGTGCTGCTCGGGGTGGCGCTGCTCTGGGCCCTGATGACGGCGTCCGCGCAGATCCGGTGCGTGGACGCGGCCAGAGCGGGGGCGCGCGCGGCGGCGCGGCAGGAGGAGCCCCGTGCGGTGGTGGCGGCGGCCGAGCAGGCGGCGCCGGGCGGGGCACGGGTCGCGGTGCGCCGGGAGGGCGATCTGGTGCGGGTGTCGGTGTCGGCGGGCTCGCCGGGGCCCGGAGGGCTGTCGCTGGACCTCGGGGCCGAGGCGGTGGCGCTGGCGGAGGACAGCGTGGGGGTGGAGCGTTGA
- a CDS encoding sodium-translocating pyrophosphatase: MTGLSTPHQFDHPTTFAAAVLTSDNRLIVVAIGVIALAALALAGVLVRQVLAAGEGTEKMKEIASAVQEGANAYLARQLRTLGVFAVAVFFLLMLLPADDWNQRAGRSVFFLIGALFSAATGYIGMWLAVRSNVRVAAAAREATPAEGEPAKDLTEVSHKAMKIAFRTGGVVGMFTVGLGLLGASCVVLVYAADAPKVLEGFGLGAALIAMFMRVGGGIFTKAADVGADLVGKVEQGIPEDDPRNAATIADNVGDNVGDCAGMAADLFESYAVTLVAALILGKAAFGDAGLAFPLIVPAIGVVTAMIGIFAVAPRRSDRSGMSAINRGFFISAVISLALVAAAVYTYLPATYAELKGAGEGIAGHSGDPRVLAVVAVAIGIVLAALIQQLTGYFTETTRRPVRDIGKTSLTGPATVVLAGISLGLESAVYTALLIGLGVYGAFLLGGASIMLALFAVALAGTGLLTTVGVIVAMDTFGPVSDNAQGIAEMSGDVEGAGAQVLTDLDAVGNTTKAITKGIAIATAVLAAAALFGSYRDAIATAVGDIDEELGAGALMNLTMDISQPNNLVGLILGAAVVFLFSGLAINAVSRSAGAVVYEVRRQFREHPGIMDYTEKPEYGRVVDICTKDALRELTTPGLLAVLTPIAVGFTFGVGALGSFLAGAIGTGTLMAVFLANSGGAWDNAKKLVEDGHHGGKGSEAHAATVIGDTVGDPFKDTAGPAINPLLKVMNLVALLIAPAVVQFSYGDDANAPLRAGIAVLSILVIVGAVYISKRRGIAVGDEGNSERVAKAVDPATVS; this comes from the coding sequence ATGACGGGGCTTTCTACCCCTCATCAGTTTGACCACCCCACAACCTTCGCAGCCGCAGTACTCACCTCGGACAACCGCCTGATCGTGGTGGCCATCGGGGTCATCGCCCTTGCGGCGCTTGCCCTGGCCGGGGTCCTGGTCCGCCAGGTGCTCGCGGCGGGCGAAGGCACCGAGAAGATGAAGGAGATCGCGTCAGCGGTCCAGGAAGGCGCAAATGCCTATCTGGCCAGGCAGTTGCGCACCCTCGGCGTATTCGCCGTAGCGGTGTTCTTCCTGCTCATGCTGCTGCCCGCGGACGACTGGAACCAGCGCGCCGGACGATCGGTCTTCTTCCTGATCGGAGCGCTCTTCTCGGCCGCCACCGGCTATATCGGCATGTGGCTCGCCGTCCGCAGCAATGTGCGTGTGGCAGCCGCCGCCCGCGAAGCAACACCGGCAGAAGGCGAGCCGGCCAAGGACCTCACCGAGGTCTCCCACAAGGCCATGAAGATCGCTTTCCGTACGGGCGGCGTAGTCGGCATGTTCACGGTGGGGCTCGGTCTGCTGGGCGCCTCCTGTGTGGTGCTCGTGTACGCCGCCGACGCACCGAAGGTCCTCGAGGGCTTCGGTCTCGGTGCCGCACTGATCGCGATGTTCATGCGTGTCGGCGGCGGCATCTTCACCAAGGCCGCCGACGTCGGCGCCGACCTGGTCGGCAAGGTCGAGCAGGGCATTCCGGAGGACGACCCGCGCAATGCCGCGACCATCGCCGACAACGTGGGCGACAACGTCGGCGACTGCGCCGGCATGGCCGCGGACCTCTTCGAGTCGTACGCCGTCACCCTGGTCGCCGCGCTGATCCTCGGCAAGGCGGCCTTCGGTGACGCGGGTCTCGCCTTCCCGCTGATCGTCCCCGCGATCGGTGTGGTCACGGCGATGATCGGCATCTTCGCGGTGGCGCCCCGGCGCTCCGACCGCAGCGGGATGAGCGCGATCAACCGCGGGTTCTTCATCTCCGCGGTCATCTCGCTCGCCCTGGTGGCGGCGGCCGTCTACACCTATCTGCCCGCCACGTACGCCGAGTTGAAGGGCGCGGGCGAGGGAATCGCCGGCCACAGCGGGGACCCGCGGGTCCTCGCCGTCGTCGCGGTCGCCATCGGTATCGTCCTGGCCGCACTGATCCAGCAGCTGACCGGGTACTTCACCGAGACCACCCGGCGTCCCGTCAGGGACATCGGCAAGACCTCGCTGACCGGTCCCGCGACCGTCGTCCTGGCCGGTATCTCCCTCGGTCTGGAATCCGCCGTCTACACCGCGCTGTTGATCGGCCTCGGTGTGTACGGCGCGTTCCTGCTCGGCGGTGCGTCGATCATGCTGGCGCTGTTCGCGGTGGCCCTGGCCGGTACCGGCCTGCTCACCACGGTCGGCGTCATCGTCGCCATGGACACCTTCGGTCCGGTCTCCGACAACGCCCAGGGCATCGCCGAGATGTCGGGCGACGTCGAGGGCGCGGGCGCCCAGGTCCTCACCGACCTGGACGCGGTGGGCAACACCACCAAGGCCATCACCAAGGGCATCGCCATCGCCACGGCCGTACTGGCCGCGGCGGCACTCTTCGGCTCGTATCGCGATGCCATCGCGACCGCGGTCGGGGACATCGACGAGGAACTCGGGGCCGGTGCCCTGATGAACCTCACGATGGACATCTCGCAGCCCAACAACCTGGTGGGCCTGATCCTCGGTGCCGCGGTCGTCTTCCTCTTCTCGGGGCTGGCGATCAACGCGGTGTCGCGGTCGGCCGGAGCCGTGGTCTACGAGGTGCGGCGGCAGTTCCGCGAGCACCCCGGGATCATGGACTACACCGAGAAGCCCGAGTACGGCCGCGTCGTCGACATCTGCACCAAGGACGCGCTGCGCGAGCTGACCACGCCAGGTCTGCTCGCCGTGCTCACGCCGATCGCGGTCGGCTTCACCTTCGGTGTGGGCGCGCTCGGCTCGTTCCTCGCGGGTGCCATCGGCACCGGCACCCTGATGGCGGTCTTCCTCGCCAACTCCGGTGGTGCGTGGGACAACGCCAAGAAGCTCGTCGAGGACGGCCACCACGGCGGCAAGGGCAGCGAGGCCCATGCCGCGACCGTCATCGGCGACACGGTCGGCGACCCGTTCAAGGACACCGCGGGTCCGGCGATCAACCCCCTGCTGAAGGTGATGAACCTGGTGGCGCTGCTCATCGCGCCGGCGGTCGTCCAGTTCAGCTACGGCGACGACGCGAATGCGCCGCTGCGGGCCGGGATCGCGGTCCTGTCCATCCTGGTCATCGTCGGAGCGGTCTACATCTCCAAGCGGCGGGGAATCGCCGTGGGTGACGAAGGCAACTCCGAGCGGGTGGCCAAGGCCGTGGATCCGGCGACGGTTTCCTGA
- the bldG gene encoding anti-sigma factor antagonist BldG: protein MDLSLSTRTVGDRTVVEVGGEIDVYTAPKLREQLVELVNDGSFHLVVDMEGVDFLDSTGLGVLVGGLKRVRAHEGSLRLVCNQERILKIFRITGLTKVFPIHTSVEEAVAATD from the coding sequence GTGGACCTGTCCCTGTCGACTCGTACCGTCGGCGATCGTACGGTCGTCGAGGTCGGTGGCGAAATTGATGTGTATACCGCGCCCAAGCTGCGCGAACAGCTGGTCGAGCTGGTGAATGACGGCAGTTTCCACCTTGTCGTCGACATGGAGGGCGTGGACTTCCTCGACTCCACCGGGCTCGGCGTGCTGGTCGGCGGTCTCAAGCGTGTGCGCGCCCATGAGGGCTCGCTGCGCCTGGTCTGCAACCAGGAGCGCATTCTGAAGATCTTCCGCATCACCGGCCTCACCAAGGTGTTCCCGATCCACACCTCGGTCGAGGAAGCGGTAGCGGCCACCGACTGA
- a CDS encoding Rv3654c family TadE-like protein — MGARRAGGRGDRGSATVWVVVMAAALGAVFGAVLLLGQAVLVRHRAGGAADLAALAAADRALQGREVACGTAARVAREQGAEVVRCVVEGEVADVTVRARAGAFGSTVRSRAGPAAGLTGWPG; from the coding sequence GTGGGTGCGAGGCGTGCGGGAGGGCGCGGGGATCGCGGGTCCGCGACGGTGTGGGTGGTGGTGATGGCCGCCGCGTTGGGGGCGGTCTTCGGGGCGGTGCTGCTGCTCGGGCAGGCGGTGCTGGTCCGGCATCGGGCCGGTGGCGCCGCGGACTTGGCCGCGTTGGCCGCGGCGGACCGGGCCCTGCAAGGGCGGGAGGTGGCCTGCGGCACTGCGGCGCGGGTGGCCCGGGAGCAGGGCGCCGAGGTGGTGCGGTGCGTGGTGGAGGGGGAGGTCGCCGATGTGACGGTGCGGGCGCGGGCCGGGGCGTTCGGCTCGACGGTGCGCTCCAGGGCGGGGCCTGCGGCGGGGCTCACGGGGTGGCCGGGGTGA
- a CDS encoding class I SAM-dependent methyltransferase, whose product MDRVSTTSLPTTDRAGLAARLREAFLAADFTADGLLDLLGAPAYAALARSETVPALRATRGDGPLEALVRLFLLQQPVAHARVPAVLPVDDLLADGWLSQQGDELRATVDVRPYGGPDGEDWFIVSDLGCAVGGAGGIGSSDEGVVLGVGGASTTLAGITVRTPVASALDLGTGSGIQALHAAQHATRVTATDLNPRALHITRLTLALSGAPEAELREGSLFEPVADETYDLIVSNPPFVISPGARLTYRDGGMGGDDLCRTLVQQAGARLNDGGYAQFLANWQHVDGEEWQDRLRSWVPRGCDAWIVQREVQDVTQYAELWLRDAGDHRTDPAEYAARYEAWLDEFEARKTKAVGFGWITLRKSGAAEPSITVEEWPHPVEQPLGDAVRAHFERQDHLRAHDDAALLEGHFKLAVEVVQEQVGLPGAEDPEHVVLRQHRGMRRATKVDTVGAGFAGVCDGTLSAGQILDAIAQLVGEDPVLLRDRSPAQIRLLVEQGFLEPVL is encoded by the coding sequence ATGGACCGCGTGAGTACGACCAGCCTGCCCACGACCGACCGCGCCGGCCTCGCCGCCCGCCTGCGGGAAGCCTTCCTCGCCGCCGACTTCACGGCCGACGGCCTGCTAGACCTGCTCGGCGCCCCCGCCTACGCGGCGCTCGCCCGCAGCGAGACCGTGCCCGCCCTGCGCGCCACGCGCGGCGACGGCCCGCTGGAGGCGCTCGTACGGCTCTTCCTGCTGCAGCAGCCCGTCGCCCACGCGCGCGTGCCGGCCGTTTTGCCGGTCGACGACCTCCTTGCGGACGGTTGGCTGTCCCAGCAGGGTGACGAGCTGCGGGCGACCGTGGACGTACGTCCCTACGGCGGGCCCGACGGCGAGGACTGGTTCATCGTGTCCGACCTGGGCTGCGCGGTCGGCGGCGCGGGCGGCATCGGCAGCAGCGACGAGGGCGTCGTCCTCGGCGTCGGCGGGGCCTCCACGACGCTCGCCGGCATCACCGTGCGTACGCCCGTCGCGAGCGCCCTCGACCTCGGCACCGGATCCGGCATCCAGGCCCTGCACGCCGCCCAGCACGCCACGCGCGTGACCGCGACGGACCTCAACCCGCGCGCGCTGCACATCACCCGTCTCACGCTCGCCCTGTCCGGCGCGCCCGAGGCCGAGCTGCGCGAGGGCTCGCTCTTCGAGCCGGTCGCGGACGAGACGTACGACCTGATCGTCTCCAACCCGCCCTTCGTCATCTCGCCCGGCGCCAGGCTCACTTACCGCGATGGCGGGATGGGCGGGGACGATCTGTGCCGCACGCTCGTTCAGCAGGCGGGGGCACGGCTGAACGACGGGGGATACGCCCAGTTCCTCGCCAACTGGCAGCACGTGGACGGGGAGGAGTGGCAGGACCGGCTGCGCTCCTGGGTGCCGCGCGGCTGTGACGCCTGGATCGTGCAGCGCGAGGTGCAGGACGTCACCCAGTACGCCGAGCTGTGGCTGCGCGACGCGGGGGACCACCGCACCGATCCCGCCGAGTACGCGGCCCGGTACGAGGCCTGGCTGGACGAGTTCGAGGCCCGCAAGACCAAGGCCGTGGGCTTCGGGTGGATCACGCTGCGGAAGTCGGGCGCGGCGGAGCCCTCGATCACCGTCGAGGAGTGGCCGCATCCGGTGGAGCAGCCGCTCGGTGACGCGGTACGCGCGCACTTCGAGCGGCAGGACCACCTGCGGGCGCACGACGACGCGGCGCTCCTCGAAGGCCACTTCAAGCTCGCCGTAGAGGTGGTCCAGGAGCAGGTCGGGCTGCCCGGCGCCGAGGACCCCGAGCACGTCGTCCTGCGCCAGCACCGCGGGATGCGCCGCGCCACCAAGGTGGACACGGTCGGCGCGGGCTTCGCGGGCGTCTGCGACGGCACGCTGAGTGCCGGGCAGATCCTGGACGCCATCGCCCAACTGGTGGGCGAGGACCCGGTGTTGCTGCGCGACCGCTCGCCCGCGCAGATCCGGCTGCTCGTCGAGCAGGGATTCCTCGAGCCGGTTCTCTGA
- a CDS encoding ATP-binding protein — translation MATVELRFSALPEHVRTARLVAAAVARRAGVDEAVLDEVRLAVGEACTRAVGLHQTNGVSAPVRVVLTEEEKQFSIEVGDEAPHSGTSEGAVPGVRGSADVLDAEGEGDEDQMGLAVIGGLVDDVEVTADESGGLIRMSWPKAPEPLLP, via the coding sequence ATGGCCACCGTTGAACTCCGCTTCAGTGCGCTGCCCGAGCACGTCAGGACCGCCCGTCTGGTGGCGGCCGCAGTGGCGCGCAGGGCCGGAGTGGACGAGGCCGTGCTCGACGAGGTGCGGCTCGCCGTCGGCGAGGCCTGCACCCGTGCCGTCGGGCTGCATCAGACCAATGGCGTCTCGGCGCCGGTGCGCGTGGTCCTCACCGAGGAGGAGAAGCAGTTCTCCATCGAGGTCGGTGACGAGGCGCCGCACAGCGGCACTTCGGAGGGCGCGGTGCCGGGCGTGCGCGGCAGCGCGGACGTCCTGGACGCCGAGGGCGAGGGCGACGAGGACCAGATGGGCCTCGCCGTCATCGGCGGTCTGGTGGACGACGTGGAGGTCACCGCCGACGAGTCCGGGGGCCTCATTCGGATGAGCTGGCCGAAGGCGCCGGAACCGCTGCTTCCCTGA